Proteins found in one Campylobacter concisus genomic segment:
- a CDS encoding redoxin family protein, translating to MIKVPTSIYLNTLDGKEFDFSAFARTHDCVIFIYPKIGEDFSLLSEQLQNTPGMKGCTKQAINYKKFLKDFNDLGFMVVAISSQDIAAQKKFQEETSTGVMFLNDSEFMLERALELPVFSASNGHKFYFRQTLIIKDGKIRRAYIVDDPENDAKNMLEKIKEKDY from the coding sequence ATGATAAAAGTGCCTACAAGTATATATTTAAATACCTTAGACGGTAAGGAATTTGATTTTTCCGCCTTTGCAAGAACGCATGACTGCGTTATTTTTATCTACCCAAAGATAGGCGAGGACTTTAGTCTTTTAAGTGAGCAACTACAAAATACACCTGGTATGAAGGGCTGCACCAAACAAGCGATAAACTACAAGAAATTTTTAAAAGATTTTAACGATCTTGGTTTCATGGTAGTGGCCATTAGCTCACAAGATATCGCAGCTCAAAAGAAATTTCAAGAAGAGACTTCAACTGGTGTTATGTTTCTAAACGATAGTGAGTTTATGCTTGAGAGGGCGCTTGAGCTTCCAGTTTTTTCTGCATCAAATGGACATAAATTTTACTTTAGGCAAACACTTATCATTAAAGATGGCAAGATAAGGCGCGCATATATAGTGGATGATCCTGAGAATGATGCTAAAAATATGCTAGAAAAAATCAAAGAAAAAGACTACTAG